From a region of the Solanum stenotomum isolate F172 chromosome 2, ASM1918654v1, whole genome shotgun sequence genome:
- the LOC125855629 gene encoding asparagine synthetase [glutamine-hydrolyzing] 2 isoform X1: MCGILAIFGCTDNSHAKRSRIIELSRRLRHRGPDWSGLHSHEDCYLAHQRLAIVDPTSGDQPLYNEDKTIVVAVNGEIYNHKELREKLKSHQFRTESDCEVIAHLYEEYGENFIDMLDGMFSFVLLDTRDKSFIAARDAIGITPLYMGWGLDGSIWFSSEMKALSDDCERFVSFLPGHIYSSKNGGLRRWYNPPWFSETIPSTPYDPLVLRKAFEKAVVKRLMTDVPFGVLLSGGLDSSLVAAVANRYLADTEAGRQWGSQLHTFCVGLKGSPDLKAAREVSDYLGTRHHEFHFTVQEGIDALEEVIYHVETYDVTSIRASTPMFLMSRKIKSLGVKMVLSGEGSDEIFGGYLYFHKAPNKEEFHQETCRKIKALHLYDCLRANKSTSAWGVEARVPFLDKEFINIAMNIDPEWKMIRPDLGRIEKWVVRNAFDDDQNPYLPKHILYRQKEQFSDGVGYSWIDGLKDHANSQVSDSMLANASFVYPHNTPTTKEGYYYRTIFERYFPKAAARETVPGGPSVACSTAKAVEWDAAWSKNLDPSGRAALGVHEAAYEVKET; this comes from the exons GTTGCGCCATAGAGGACCTGATTGGAGTGGATTGCATAGCCATGAGGACTGTTATCTTGCTCATCAACGATTGGCAATAGTAGACCCAACTTCAGGAGATCAACCGCTGTATAATGAGGACAAGACCATTGTTGTTGCG GTAAATGGAGAGATCTACAACCATAAGGAATTACGGGAGAAACTGAAGTCTCATCAGTTTCGAACTGAAAGTGATTGTGAAGTTATTGCCCATCTT TATGAAGAATATGGAGAAAACTTCATTGACATGTTGGATGGGATGTTCTCTTTTGTTCTTCTTGATACCCGGGATAAAAGTTTCATCGCTGCTCGGGATGCCATTGGCATTACACCCCTTTATATGGGGTGGGGTCTTGATG GCTCCATATGGTTTTCCTCGGAGATGAAAGCCTTAAGTGATGATTGTGAACGATTTGTTAGCTTCCTTCCCGGTCATATTTATTCAAGCAAAAATG GAGGACTTAGAAGATGGTACAACCCACCATGGTTTTCGGAAACCATTCCTTCTACTCCATATGATCCCCTTGTCTTACGGAAGGCATTTGAGAAG GCTGTAGTTAAGAGACTCATGACGGATGTACCATTTGGTGTGCTTCTCTCAGGCGGACTGGATTCTTCACTTGTTGCTGCAGTGGCTAACCGTTATTTGGCTGATACAGAAGCCGGTCGGCAATGGGGATCACAGTTGCATACATTTTGTGTAGGCTTGAAG GGTTCTCCTGATCTGAAAGCTGCCAGAGAGGTGTCAGACTACCTTGGAACTCGTCACCATGAATTTCACTTTACAGTGCAG GAAGGAATTGATGCCTTAGAGGAAGTCATATATCATGTTGAAACATATGACGTAACCAGTATCAGAGCCAGTACACCAATGTTTCTCATGTCTCGGAAGATAAAGTCATTGGGTGTGAAAATGGTTTTATCTGGTGAAGGGTCTGATGAAATTTTTGGTGGTTATTTATATTTCCACAAGGCACCCAACAAAGAGGAGTTTCACCAAGAAACTTGTAGAAAG ATTAAAGCACTTCATCTTTATGATTGCTTGAGGGCCAATAAATCTACTTCAGCTTGGGGTGTTGAAGCTCGTGTACCTTTCTTGGATAAAGAATTTATCAATATTGCAATGAACATTGATCCAGAATGGAAAATG ATCCGACCTGATCTCGGAAGAATAGAAAAGTGGGTTGTACGCAATGCTTTTGATGATGATCAGAATCCTTATCTGCCAAAG caTATTTTGTATAGGCAGAAGGAACAGTTCAGTGATGGAGTTGGCTACAGTTGGATTGATGGCTTGAAGGATCACGCGAACAGTCAG GTTTCTGATTCTATGTTAGCAAACGCAAGTTTTGTTTACCCTCATAACACACCCACAACAAAGGAAGGGTACTACTATAGAACTATTTTCGAGCGATATTTCCCCAAG GCTGCTGCAAGGGAGACTGTTCCAGGTGGTCCAAGTGTGGCATGCAGCACTGCAAAAGCAGTAGAATGGGATGCAGCTTGGTCCAAGAATCTAGATCCATCCGGTCGAGCTGCTCTCGGTGTTCATGAAGCTGCTTATGAGGTTAAAGAAACATGA